One window from the genome of [Mycobacterium] stephanolepidis encodes:
- the mobA gene encoding molybdenum cofactor guanylyltransferase → MDQLAAVVLTGGESRRMGRDKAAIRWGGQTLTQRIVQTVGSRCSPVIVVRAPFQDIADVDAVIIADREPGQGPLVALGQGLRAVAEVGAGRAFVCAVDMPLIHAALIEELATGTGRIVLATADGRDHYLAAVYDVGLCDTIDELTAAGERRLGSLVEHVGAQRISISDPNWVVNVNTEAELNALPPLP, encoded by the coding sequence ATGGACCAACTCGCGGCGGTGGTGCTCACCGGCGGTGAGTCGCGCCGCATGGGGCGCGATAAGGCGGCCATCCGCTGGGGCGGACAGACGCTGACGCAACGCATCGTGCAGACGGTGGGTTCACGGTGCTCACCGGTGATCGTGGTGCGCGCACCGTTCCAGGACATTGCCGATGTGGATGCGGTCATCATCGCCGACCGTGAGCCCGGCCAGGGCCCACTGGTGGCGCTGGGGCAGGGACTGCGGGCCGTCGCGGAAGTGGGCGCGGGCAGAGCCTTTGTCTGCGCCGTCGATATGCCGCTGATTCACGCGGCCCTCATCGAGGAACTCGCGACCGGCACCGGCCGCATCGTCCTGGCCACCGCCGACGGCCGGGATCACTATCTGGCCGCCGTCTATGACGTAGGCCTATGCGACACCATTGATGAATTGACCGCCGCCGGGGAACGCCGGCTCGGCTCACTCGTTGAGCACGTTGGTGCGCAACGAATTTCGATATCCGACCCGAATTGGGTCGTGAACGTGAACACAGAGGCGGAGCTGAACGCGTTGCCACCTCTACCCTGA
- a CDS encoding FAD-dependent monooxygenase, with amino-acid sequence MSDYIVVVGAGIAGLATAVALQRSGRDAVVIDDRDGSSAGYAITLWPNALAACDALGVGDDVRDVSARVEAGMVRWHDGRVLREPPNGQLTKAVGEPVAVTERNQLLAILAARLAPGTVRYGARVSNVRDGLHGTSVELADGQSLTAAAVVGADGIGSLAAQYLNGPLSFRYSGYTAWRGIADIAISDELAGITVGPGIEFGHLPMPGGRTYWFAGERSHEAQRASGREIDYLTGKFAEWAKPIPDLLGHSDESSVLRGDIYDRGRLRRITGGRVVLVGDAAHPMRPHLGQGGCQALEDAAVLGAAVSERSSLPSAFREYARRRKSRTRTVVARSRQIGHATYARPAALSELLMRASGRIPASLFWRQLQNIAGYDASDIAVQP; translated from the coding sequence ATGAGCGACTACATCGTCGTGGTTGGTGCCGGTATCGCCGGCCTTGCCACCGCAGTCGCGTTACAACGGTCCGGACGTGATGCCGTCGTTATCGACGACCGCGACGGGTCCTCCGCCGGATACGCGATCACCTTGTGGCCCAACGCACTAGCAGCTTGCGATGCCCTCGGCGTCGGCGATGATGTGCGTGATGTGAGCGCACGTGTGGAGGCCGGCATGGTGCGCTGGCACGACGGACGAGTACTGCGCGAGCCTCCGAACGGACAGCTCACCAAGGCGGTGGGCGAGCCGGTGGCGGTTACCGAACGCAATCAACTCCTCGCGATTCTGGCCGCCCGGCTGGCACCGGGGACGGTGCGCTACGGCGCTCGGGTGAGCAACGTTCGAGACGGGCTGCACGGAACGTCTGTCGAGCTCGCCGACGGCCAGTCGTTGACCGCTGCCGCGGTCGTCGGGGCCGACGGAATCGGATCATTGGCCGCGCAGTATCTCAATGGGCCACTGTCCTTCCGATACTCCGGATACACCGCGTGGCGCGGCATCGCCGATATCGCGATTTCTGATGAGCTGGCCGGGATCACCGTGGGGCCGGGGATCGAATTCGGCCACCTGCCGATGCCCGGCGGTCGCACCTACTGGTTCGCGGGCGAACGATCACACGAAGCGCAACGCGCATCCGGCCGCGAAATCGACTATCTGACAGGAAAGTTCGCCGAGTGGGCGAAGCCCATACCTGACCTGCTGGGCCACAGCGACGAGTCCTCGGTGCTGCGTGGAGACATCTACGATCGCGGACGTCTTCGGCGAATCACCGGTGGCCGGGTCGTGCTGGTCGGTGACGCCGCACATCCGATGCGACCGCACTTGGGTCAGGGCGGATGCCAGGCACTCGAGGACGCCGCGGTACTCGGTGCGGCGGTATCCGAACGATCCTCTCTGCCAAGCGCTTTCCGCGAGTACGCGCGCAGAAGAAAGTCTCGCACCCGCACGGTGGTCGCCCGTAGCCGCCAGATCGGACACGCGACATACGCACGCCCCGCGGCGTTGAGTGAGTTATTGATGCGCGCCTCGGGACGGATACCCGCCTCCCTGTTCTGGAGACAGCTGCAGAACATCGCCGGATATGACGCATCGGACATCGCGGTTCAGCCATAG
- a CDS encoding 2-oxoacid:ferredoxin oxidoreductase subunit beta → MTDVLNGINGISGLAGTDLGLTANALVPTTDVEQKSKDFTSDQEVRWCPGCGDYVILNTIRGFLPELGLKRENIVFISGIGCSSRFPYYLDTYGMHSIHGRAPAIATGLALAREDLSVWVVTGDGDALSIGGNHLIHTLRRNVNLTILLFNNRIYGLTKGQYSPTSETGKVTKSTPMGSLDYPFNPVSLALGAEATFVGRALDSDKKGLSEVLRAAAAHRGSALVEILQDCPIFNDGSFDLLRKEGSEQRVINVSHGQPITFGAEGELCVIRSGFGLEVAKTADVKAEDIVVHDAHSNDPAYAFALSRLSEQDLEHTVMGVFRSVQRPTYDDLAREQLATAAAAKPSDTAALQALLTGRDTWTVS, encoded by the coding sequence ATGACTGACGTTTTGAACGGAATCAACGGAATCAGTGGCCTGGCCGGTACCGATCTGGGCCTGACCGCCAATGCTCTGGTGCCGACCACCGATGTGGAGCAGAAGTCGAAGGACTTCACCTCCGATCAGGAAGTGCGCTGGTGCCCCGGTTGCGGTGACTACGTCATCCTCAACACCATCCGTGGATTCCTGCCGGAGCTCGGGCTCAAGCGCGAGAACATCGTGTTCATCAGCGGCATTGGCTGCTCGAGCCGGTTCCCGTACTACCTGGATACCTACGGCATGCACTCGATCCACGGGCGCGCCCCGGCCATCGCGACGGGCCTGGCACTGGCTCGCGAGGACCTTTCGGTGTGGGTGGTGACCGGTGATGGCGACGCGCTGTCCATCGGCGGTAACCATCTGATCCACACCCTTCGCCGCAACGTGAACCTCACGATCCTGTTGTTCAACAACCGGATCTACGGCCTCACCAAGGGCCAGTACTCGCCGACCTCGGAGACCGGCAAGGTCACCAAGTCCACCCCGATGGGTTCGCTGGACTACCCCTTCAACCCGGTGTCGCTGGCCCTGGGGGCCGAGGCCACGTTCGTTGGACGGGCCCTGGACTCGGATAAGAAGGGTCTCTCGGAGGTACTGCGCGCTGCAGCCGCGCACCGCGGTTCGGCCCTGGTGGAGATCTTGCAGGACTGCCCGATCTTCAACGACGGGTCTTTTGACCTGCTACGTAAGGAAGGGTCCGAGCAGCGCGTCATCAACGTGAGCCACGGCCAGCCGATCACCTTCGGTGCCGAGGGCGAACTCTGCGTCATCCGTTCGGGTTTCGGACTCGAAGTGGCCAAGACCGCGGACGTGAAGGCCGAGGACATCGTGGTGCACGACGCACACTCGAATGATCCGGCCTACGCCTTCGCGCTGTCGCGGTTGTCCGAGCAGGATCTGGAGCACACCGTGATGGGTGTGTTCCGCAGCGTGCAGCGGCCGACATACGACGATCTGGCCCGTGAGCAGCTGGCCACCGCTGCGGCCGCCAAGCCGAGCGACACGGCGGCGCTGCAGGCGCTGTTGACCGGTCGCGACACCTGGACCGTCAGCTAG
- a CDS encoding DUF937 domain-containing protein encodes MATLDELLNEIPTDQIAAKLGVDSETADKAIKSVVPLLVGGLQANADDPDKAADLQANVSSAPSTLLDGGVNVEDVDQNAGSAVVASLFGDNNADDVAQKLAGAGAGNSDLIKQLLPILAPIVLAFVAKKLTGGGAAPAPAEAPAASGGGIGDILGNILGSAVGGGAAAGGNNPLGSILGSVLGSKGGSDALGSILGGLLGGKK; translated from the coding sequence ATGGCCACACTCGACGAGCTGCTCAACGAGATTCCCACCGACCAGATCGCAGCGAAGCTCGGGGTCGACAGCGAGACGGCCGACAAGGCGATCAAATCCGTGGTTCCGCTGCTGGTGGGCGGATTGCAGGCCAATGCGGACGACCCGGACAAGGCCGCTGATCTGCAGGCCAACGTCAGCAGCGCCCCCAGCACTCTGCTGGACGGCGGCGTGAACGTTGAGGACGTCGACCAGAACGCGGGCAGCGCGGTGGTCGCCTCGCTGTTCGGCGACAACAACGCGGACGATGTCGCCCAGAAGCTGGCCGGTGCCGGTGCGGGTAACAGCGACCTGATCAAGCAGCTGCTCCCGATTCTGGCTCCGATCGTCCTTGCCTTCGTGGCCAAGAAGCTCACCGGCGGCGGTGCCGCGCCCGCACCCGCCGAGGCTCCCGCCGCCAGTGGCGGCGGCATCGGCGACATCCTGGGCAACATCCTCGGCAGCGCCGTCGGTGGCGGGGCCGCCGCGGGCGGTAACAACCCGCTCGGCAGCATCCTGGGCAGCGTGCTCGGCAGCAAGGGCGGCAGCGACGCCCTCGGCAGCATCCTGGGCGGGCTGCTCGGCGGCAAGAAGTAG
- a CDS encoding VOC family protein, protein MSHPEPAPSASLKDFCIDAIQPVPVAKFWAAAIGGEADIDEAGEALIRRGKDVDIWVNRVPEAKSVKNRVHFDVYARAAEDLVALGATVLTQEPDWVVMADVEGNEFCAFLDPGLESDTPAKLFAVCTDSDRPVEIAQWWHGLVGGTLTPGSDGTLRWLRGAAGWGELIWKFVRVADERVVKNRWHWDVRADAAELVHDGARALRGPDTDIRWTVLTDPDGNEFCAFG, encoded by the coding sequence GTGTCGCACCCCGAGCCCGCGCCCAGCGCCAGTCTCAAGGACTTCTGTATCGACGCGATACAGCCCGTTCCCGTCGCCAAGTTCTGGGCGGCGGCCATCGGCGGCGAGGCCGATATCGACGAGGCCGGTGAGGCGCTGATCCGGCGCGGCAAGGATGTCGACATCTGGGTCAATCGGGTCCCGGAGGCCAAGTCCGTCAAGAACCGTGTGCATTTCGATGTCTACGCCCGCGCTGCCGAGGATCTCGTCGCGTTGGGCGCGACGGTACTGACGCAGGAGCCGGACTGGGTCGTGATGGCCGACGTAGAGGGCAACGAGTTCTGCGCGTTTCTGGACCCGGGACTCGAAAGTGATACGCCCGCAAAACTCTTCGCGGTCTGCACCGATAGTGACAGACCTGTCGAAATCGCCCAGTGGTGGCACGGGCTCGTCGGTGGAACGCTCACGCCCGGGTCTGACGGCACACTGCGGTGGCTACGTGGCGCCGCCGGATGGGGCGAACTGATCTGGAAATTTGTCCGGGTTGCCGACGAGCGGGTGGTGAAGAACCGCTGGCACTGGGATGTACGCGCCGACGCCGCCGAATTGGTGCATGACGGCGCCCGCGCGCTGCGCGGTCCCGATACCGATATCCGCTGGACCGTGCTGACCGACCCGGATGGAAACGAATTCTGCGCCTTCGGTTAG
- a CDS encoding transglycosylase family protein, giving the protein MNYIRKTLTTAAITGALVAAPMALAGTASADPVNWDAIANCESGGNWGINTGNGYYGGLQFNLGTWRANGGSGSPHLASREEQIRIAENVLARQGIGAWPVCGRRG; this is encoded by the coding sequence ATGAATTACATCCGCAAAACGCTCACCACAGCGGCCATCACCGGCGCGCTTGTCGCGGCTCCGATGGCACTGGCTGGAACAGCGAGTGCGGATCCGGTCAACTGGGATGCCATCGCCAACTGCGAGTCCGGTGGCAACTGGGGAATCAACACCGGAAACGGCTACTACGGCGGTCTGCAGTTCAACCTGGGCACCTGGCGTGCCAACGGCGGCTCCGGCTCCCCGCACCTTGCCTCGCGCGAGGAGCAGATCCGGATTGCCGAGAACGTGCTGGCCCGCCAGGGTATCGGCGCATGGCCCGTCTGCGGACGGCGCGGCTAA
- a CDS encoding YibE/F family protein: protein MSHSHSHSHAMSTGPAPLGSNAARIVVGLLAAMGVAVLIGLVTLWPEHRTVDIPLPYQNAHGGAVTTESGTVLSTRLGECGSPSTGQVLTADPTGGQTPESTCALDLIAITSGPNSGAKTQLEFTSGGGQPTLAAGEHIRITRQVDEQGATTYSFYDYERTWPLVVVAAAFAIVICLVARWRGLRALVGILVAFLVLAVFLLPALRDGGPALPLALVASATILFVVIYLAHGVSMRTSAALLGTLTAMLFAAALSWVVIEVTHLTGLSDEQNNEVAAYMGGVSISGLLLAGFIIGSLGVLNDVTVTQASTVFELAELGDGSTRKDVFLGAMRVGRDHIASTVYTLVLAYAGNSLPLMLLFSVANRSLGDVLTSEGVAIEIARSAVGGIALVLSVPLTTAIAAALATPGKRAQPKAA from the coding sequence GTGTCGCATTCTCATAGCCATTCTCACGCGATGTCGACGGGGCCGGCGCCTCTCGGATCCAACGCAGCCCGGATCGTGGTGGGCCTGCTCGCCGCGATGGGCGTCGCGGTTCTGATCGGGCTGGTGACGTTGTGGCCTGAGCACCGCACCGTGGACATTCCGCTGCCCTACCAAAATGCGCATGGCGGCGCGGTGACCACGGAGTCCGGCACGGTGCTGTCGACGCGCCTCGGCGAATGCGGCAGTCCATCCACCGGGCAGGTGCTGACGGCCGATCCCACCGGGGGACAGACCCCCGAATCAACATGCGCGCTCGACCTGATCGCCATCACGTCCGGCCCGAACTCGGGTGCGAAGACCCAGCTGGAATTCACCTCCGGCGGCGGACAACCGACTCTCGCCGCGGGCGAGCACATCCGGATCACCAGACAGGTCGACGAGCAGGGCGCCACCACCTACAGCTTCTATGACTACGAACGCACCTGGCCGTTGGTTGTTGTCGCCGCGGCATTCGCGATCGTCATCTGTCTGGTGGCGCGCTGGCGTGGGCTCCGTGCACTGGTGGGCATCCTGGTGGCTTTCCTGGTGCTGGCGGTGTTCCTGCTCCCGGCGCTGCGGGACGGCGGTCCCGCCCTGCCGTTGGCGCTGGTCGCGTCGGCGACGATCCTGTTCGTGGTCATCTACCTTGCCCACGGCGTCAGCATGCGTACCAGCGCGGCGCTCCTCGGCACGCTCACGGCGATGCTTTTCGCGGCGGCACTGTCGTGGGTCGTCATCGAGGTGACACACCTGACCGGTCTGTCCGACGAGCAGAACAACGAAGTCGCCGCGTACATGGGGGGAGTGTCGATATCGGGGCTACTGCTGGCCGGGTTCATCATCGGGTCGCTCGGTGTTCTCAATGACGTGACCGTCACACAGGCCTCAACGGTCTTCGAACTGGCCGAGCTGGGTGACGGTTCTACGCGCAAGGACGTGTTCCTCGGCGCCATGCGGGTGGGGCGCGATCACATCGCCAGTACCGTCTACACGCTCGTCCTCGCGTATGCGGGGAACTCGCTACCGCTCATGTTGTTGTTCAGCGTCGCCAATCGATCCCTGGGGGATGTGCTGACCAGCGAGGGTGTGGCGATCGAGATCGCCCGATCCGCAGTCGGCGGTATTGCCTTGGTGCTTTCGGTTCCGTTGACGACAGCGATCGCAGCGGCCTTGGCGACGCCGGGCAAGCGCGCGCAACCGAAGGCGGCCTAA